A genomic segment from Schistocerca piceifrons isolate TAMUIC-IGC-003096 chromosome 4, iqSchPice1.1, whole genome shotgun sequence encodes:
- the LOC124795415 gene encoding uncharacterized protein C19orf47-like: MAERGTEGWVKFFREAGIPAAIAADYAITFNDNRIQRNMLLDLNREILKEMGITLIGDVIAILRHAKTVHDKRARERILAAQSSPQKSASRGQKDGTETSVKARKHNASKESGKQPFSLAAQNEVVTVAPKKRIAPVQSEIAVRQNEEDTSMEVDDEIKVITPVQPPTKKARMVLPEHEGGYRITMPAGTTPPSRAILSMARQSNKHHGTVFDRLGECVVSSTTGGGTPPEETAGAGTTVITVTGVTPSPNKVGNSVFSRLGRKKAAASPVANSATPVRAMRSSGPVPGQLQYAGILKKNSNSPSRKGTIVIKQKKDWDHASR; the protein is encoded by the coding sequence ATGGCTGAAAGGGGTACTGAAGGTTGGGTTAAGTTCTTCCGGGAAGCAGGAATTCCTGCAGCAATAGCTGCAGATTATGCTATTACGTTCAATGATAATCGCATACAGAGGAATATGCTGTTGGATTTGAACAGAGAAATACTAAAGGAAATGGGCATTACGTTGATAGGAGATGTGATTGCAATATTGAGACATGCAAAAACAGTTCATGACAAGAGAGCACGTGAAAGAATTTTGGCTGCACAATCATCACCACAAAAGTCTGCATCCCGTGGCCAAAAAGATGGAACAGAGACATCAGTAAAGGCAAGGAAACACAACGCATCAAAAGAATCAGGAAAACAGCCTTTCTCACTGGCTGCTCAAAATGAAGTGGTGACTGTGGCCCCAAAAAAACGTATTGCACCTGTTCAGTCTGAAATTGCGGTCAGGCAGAATGAAGAAGATACCAGCATGGAGGTGGACGATGAAATAAAAGTCATCACACCGGTTCAACCACCCACAAAGAAGGCACGCATGGTTCTACCAGAGCATGAAGGTGGTTACCGCATCACCATGCCTGCAGGCACGACACCTCCAAGTCGTGCCATCCTTTCAATGGCGAGACAATCAAACAAGCACCATGGAACAGTATTTGACCGCCTGGGAGAATGTGTTGTGTCGAGTACTACAGGAGGAGGGACTCCTCCGGAAGAAACAGCCGGTGCTGGAACGACAGTCATTACTGTCACAGGAGTAACTCCCAGTCCGAACAAGGTAGGAAATTCAGTATTTTCCCGTCTAGGACGAAAGAAAGCAGCTGCATCACCTGTGGCAAATTCAGCAACACCCGTGCGTGCTATGAGGTCGAGTGGGCCAGTGCCAGGGCAGCTGCAGTATGCAGGCATACTTAAAAAGAATTCCAATTCGCCGTCAAGGAAAGGCACTattgtaataaaacaaaaaaaagactgGGACCATGCGAGCAGATGA